The Pseudanabaena galeata CCNP1313 genome includes a region encoding these proteins:
- a CDS encoding DUF433 domain-containing protein, protein MRQWESLDAIEREPHKVSGAWVFRKTRVPVSALFENLRDGATVDDFLEWFPPVKRSQVEAVLNYELDMLAIAA, encoded by the coding sequence ATGAGGCAATGGGAAAGTCTAGATGCCATCGAAAGGGAACCTCATAAAGTGAGTGGTGCTTGGGTATTTCGGAAGACACGAGTTCCAGTTTCGGCATTATTTGAAAATTTGCGCGATGGTGCTACTGTGGATGATTTTTTGGAATGGTTTCCGCCTGTAAAGCGATCACAGGTCGAGGCTGTATTAAACTATGAGCTTGATATGTTAGCTATTGCGGCTTAA